The following proteins are co-located in the Paenibacillus sp. JNUCC32 genome:
- a CDS encoding glycosyl hydrolase — MCVNSLHVKEEIEMDLMRLKQQFQNPDATYRPQPFWFLNHELKEAELESQIQSMFEAGVGGVVLHARHGMKASYLSQAFMEALEFCTVECQKRNMVVWLYDEDNWPSGTVGGKLTRQHPEYRMRYLRVEERRCYGGSGQESLKLDFARYENNELIAILAYRAVESDGEWLLHEESEDLTHEWGRDWTPPNAEDSYVVLACWSCEIAEGITFANGYYLDTLNPEAVQAFIRMSYEPFLSLQKYFGTTIQGVFTDEPGLMIHDGFFGVEAIRTAVHDVGATLPGMVFAWSEGMGERYRQENGYDLIPRLGALLYNMADGSRATKQQYYDTITRWYVEGYHQAISSWCEGHGLLYIGHTLEEPVWGQARSQGNQTRVLQQFHYAGVDYLTPGIGTKENPHRIVSVKTAASVAGLDNKERVICEAFGASGHGYSMRQRRLDANFMAFLGVNLFIPHAFYYSFAGYRKTDFPPTEFKHAPHWPHYRAFADYLGRLSLLGASGKRTPEVLLLSPIQSVYENMFASGQSNRFPSSDSLFSLMSDRMLRHSIDYDYVDECQLRNAALVDGEGVRFSDDGNVYSVLVMPEVEVMSRDIAVLLVAYVKQGGTLVAVGAIPRHSESVRQDPELAKQMHELFSPNPQHGALRPVGKGYALFYSLEDKDHEDTLIEDHLDSGEKRILADPEMSGGRIKEQAPDLLEPLCETVSGLLKKASALRWKLLEGQYEDLIHVERVFGDRVFVWFMNWAEHDVSMKLDAGETGNLMEEWDLESGSIRRLVGDSILTYAPGELRVLSVGPEECSINEIEQTFGKMQKTEDIIVLEDKWRFQSLEPNVLLLDQWQVTLNDRNSRMNATMPGQVNTYRTTFTVTQALIEQLHSPNGGDHSHPPDVHPLARLELILDDVEQKIPAHIGFLQRRRNVEIFVNGVRQNAMKTSDWQDSNYACLDITVHLVAGENELEILTVSLLEPMPAISFPAYLIGPFEIEDGVRLNACSEHMFGSWASAGYPYYAGAGDYFQEVDLTEVNLAPDEELWLEAEDIRETACLYVNDTNAGIRLWPPYHWNITAYVEQGIHQLAIRAANTLENLYGKNALPSGVNGQVKLVRRTLSKEM; from the coding sequence ATGTGTGTGAACAGCCTTCATGTTAAGGAAGAAATCGAAATGGATCTCATGCGGTTGAAGCAGCAATTCCAGAATCCGGACGCAACCTACCGCCCGCAGCCATTCTGGTTTCTGAATCACGAGCTCAAGGAAGCGGAGCTGGAAAGCCAGATTCAATCGATGTTTGAAGCGGGCGTCGGAGGCGTTGTTCTGCATGCGCGTCATGGAATGAAAGCCTCATACCTCTCGCAGGCTTTTATGGAAGCTTTGGAATTCTGCACCGTGGAATGCCAAAAACGCAATATGGTCGTCTGGCTGTACGATGAGGATAATTGGCCAAGCGGGACGGTGGGCGGCAAGCTGACGCGACAGCATCCGGAATATCGCATGCGTTACTTAAGAGTGGAGGAAAGGCGTTGTTACGGCGGTTCCGGGCAAGAAAGCTTGAAGCTGGATTTTGCACGCTATGAGAATAATGAGCTGATTGCCATTCTGGCCTATCGTGCCGTCGAGTCGGACGGGGAATGGCTGCTCCATGAAGAATCCGAGGACCTCACGCATGAATGGGGACGGGATTGGACGCCTCCGAATGCGGAAGACTCTTATGTCGTGCTGGCCTGCTGGTCCTGCGAAATTGCGGAAGGCATCACGTTTGCCAATGGGTACTACTTGGATACGTTGAATCCGGAGGCGGTCCAGGCGTTCATCCGGATGTCCTATGAACCGTTTCTGTCTTTGCAGAAATATTTCGGAACGACGATACAAGGCGTCTTTACCGACGAGCCGGGGCTCATGATCCACGACGGTTTCTTCGGGGTGGAAGCGATCCGGACGGCTGTTCACGATGTAGGCGCTACCCTGCCTGGCATGGTCTTTGCTTGGTCTGAAGGAATGGGTGAGCGGTACCGGCAAGAGAACGGGTATGATCTCATCCCGCGATTAGGAGCTTTGCTATATAACATGGCAGACGGCAGCCGGGCAACGAAACAGCAATATTATGATACGATTACGCGCTGGTATGTGGAGGGGTATCATCAAGCGATTTCTTCATGGTGCGAAGGGCATGGACTGCTGTACATCGGTCATACGCTGGAGGAGCCGGTCTGGGGGCAAGCCAGGTCGCAAGGCAACCAGACGCGCGTCCTGCAGCAGTTCCACTATGCAGGCGTGGATTATTTGACGCCCGGCATCGGCACGAAGGAGAATCCGCACCGGATCGTGTCCGTGAAGACGGCGGCTTCCGTAGCCGGGCTGGATAATAAAGAACGCGTGATCTGCGAGGCCTTTGGTGCCAGCGGTCACGGCTATTCCATGCGTCAAAGGCGGCTCGATGCCAATTTTATGGCTTTCCTGGGCGTTAATCTGTTTATTCCGCATGCGTTCTATTATTCGTTTGCAGGGTATCGGAAAACCGATTTTCCTCCCACGGAATTCAAACATGCGCCGCATTGGCCGCATTATCGTGCTTTTGCCGACTATCTCGGTCGATTGAGTCTGCTCGGCGCAAGCGGAAAACGAACCCCGGAGGTTCTTCTATTATCGCCTATTCAATCGGTGTACGAAAATATGTTCGCATCCGGACAATCTAACCGGTTTCCTTCATCTGATAGCTTGTTCTCGCTTATGTCGGATCGCATGCTGCGCCATTCCATTGATTATGACTATGTTGATGAATGTCAGCTTCGTAATGCTGCCCTTGTTGATGGAGAAGGGGTACGATTCAGTGATGACGGGAACGTATATTCGGTTTTGGTTATGCCCGAGGTGGAAGTCATGTCAAGGGACATTGCCGTTCTTCTGGTTGCCTATGTAAAGCAAGGCGGAACGCTGGTTGCCGTAGGGGCAATTCCGCGGCATAGCGAGTCCGTGCGCCAGGACCCGGAGCTGGCAAAGCAAATGCATGAGCTTTTTAGCCCGAATCCTCAGCATGGGGCTTTACGCCCCGTTGGCAAAGGGTATGCTTTATTTTATTCGTTGGAGGACAAGGACCACGAAGACACATTGATCGAGGATCATCTCGATTCCGGAGAAAAGCGGATACTTGCCGATCCAGAGATGTCCGGAGGCCGTATAAAGGAGCAGGCTCCAGATCTGCTCGAGCCCTTATGTGAAACGGTAAGCGGGTTATTAAAGAAAGCTTCTGCCTTACGATGGAAGCTTCTTGAAGGACAATATGAGGATTTGATCCATGTAGAACGTGTGTTCGGTGACCGTGTATTTGTATGGTTTATGAACTGGGCGGAGCATGACGTTTCCATGAAGCTTGATGCAGGAGAAACCGGGAACCTTATGGAAGAGTGGGACTTGGAAAGCGGGAGCATTCGCCGGTTAGTAGGCGATTCCATTCTTACCTATGCACCTGGAGAACTGCGAGTTCTATCGGTTGGTCCTGAGGAGTGCTCAATTAACGAAATAGAACAAACGTTCGGCAAGATGCAAAAAACCGAGGATATTATCGTTCTCGAAGATAAGTGGCGTTTTCAGTCTCTTGAACCCAACGTTTTATTACTGGACCAGTGGCAGGTCACGCTGAATGACCGAAACTCCAGGATGAACGCCACGATGCCTGGGCAAGTGAACACGTACCGTACAACGTTTACCGTGACGCAGGCATTGATCGAACAATTGCATTCACCGAATGGCGGAGATCATTCGCATCCACCAGATGTCCATCCATTAGCGAGGCTTGAGTTGATTTTGGACGATGTGGAGCAGAAAATACCGGCCCATATCGGCTTCCTGCAGCGCAGGCGCAATGTTGAAATCTTCGTGAATGGCGTCAGGCAGAATGCGATGAAGACATCCGATTGGCAGGATTCAAACTATGCTTGCCTAGATATCACGGTTCATTTGGTGGCGGGCGAGAACGAGCTCGAGATATTGACGGTTTCCTTACTGGAGCCGATGCCGGCGATTTCATTCCCAGCCTATTTGATTGGGCCGTTTGAAATAGAAGATGGGGTGAGGTTAAATGCGTGTTCGGAACATATGTTTGGTTCTTGGGCTTCTGCCGGCTATCCTTATTATGCGGGAGCGGGCGATTACTTCCAGGAGGTAGACCTGACTGAGGTCAACTTAGCGCCGGACGAGGAGTTATGGCTGGAAGCCGAAGATATTAGGGAGACAGCTTGCCTATATGTGAATGATACAAACGCTGGCATCCGGCTGTGGCCGCCGTATCATTGGAACATAACGGCGTATGTGGAACAGGGGATCCATCAACTTGCCATCCGTGCAGCCAATACGCTGGAGAACTTGTATGGCAAGAATGCTTTGCCTTCGGGGGTGAATGGACAGGTAAAGTTGGTACGTCGAACTTTATCTAAAGAAATGTAA
- a CDS encoding S-layer protein: protein MQLKKKTIMVLALSLSILSQGMVVHANADGSKFKPESNGKWMTGEYHAHTYQSDDASQSLQELLDNGFEKYGLDWIAVSDHLRVSKRDDEGNPLAGGPVPFSQGMALYQIPKIQQLQAAGKYKNNIIYSGFEWDMPTYEHVGVGIIAGSFGSEASLRAARQFEYLFTDRDEAMFDPKEVADWKKTDSRAYTTSEDARTALAWLQKNYANSSYALLNHPSRKTVYTIADIRDFNNIAPNVVFGMEGMPGNQMEPDRGGLNLTTPENRTYGGADYMIAKVGGVWDALLGEGREFWNFANSDSHFEISDNRLYSSGYWPGQYAKNYTWVNGKDMQSVLNGMRSGQSFSVHGDLINALDFRVRHGNKQAEMGSKLQLKQGNPIEITIRFKSPKQNNNGDSVAVDHVDLISGDVTGKAQPGTAAYSKSTNDSTKVVKRFTSKDWTTDRDGYNVITYRTKATKDQYFRLRGTNLGVNVDGETRHGDPLMDPKTDIEDNEQRFAEINKRNYSDLWFYSNPIFVSVNDKPVKAPKQQGKHS from the coding sequence ATGCAGCTAAAGAAGAAAACCATCATGGTTTTGGCGCTCAGCTTGTCCATCCTTTCGCAAGGCATGGTTGTTCATGCGAACGCGGATGGGTCTAAGTTTAAGCCGGAAAGCAACGGCAAATGGATGACTGGGGAGTATCACGCGCATACGTATCAGTCCGATGATGCCAGTCAATCCTTGCAGGAATTGCTGGACAACGGGTTCGAAAAGTACGGTTTGGATTGGATCGCCGTTTCGGACCACCTTAGAGTTTCTAAACGGGATGATGAGGGGAATCCTCTTGCCGGCGGACCTGTTCCGTTCTCCCAAGGAATGGCGCTGTATCAGATCCCTAAGATCCAGCAGCTCCAGGCAGCAGGGAAATACAAGAATAACATTATCTATTCGGGTTTTGAATGGGACATGCCTACATACGAACATGTGGGAGTCGGCATTATAGCAGGCTCATTCGGTTCAGAGGCGAGCCTTAGGGCAGCCCGTCAGTTCGAGTATCTATTTACGGATCGAGATGAAGCGATGTTTGATCCCAAAGAAGTCGCCGATTGGAAAAAAACAGACAGCCGGGCCTACACGACGTCCGAAGATGCCCGAACGGCACTGGCCTGGCTCCAAAAAAACTACGCCAACAGCAGTTATGCATTGCTCAATCATCCTTCCAGAAAAACCGTATATACGATCGCTGACATACGGGATTTCAACAACATCGCGCCGAATGTCGTATTCGGGATGGAGGGAATGCCCGGGAATCAGATGGAACCGGATCGTGGCGGACTTAATTTAACTACGCCGGAAAACAGAACCTACGGCGGCGCTGATTACATGATTGCCAAAGTTGGCGGCGTATGGGATGCGCTGCTCGGCGAAGGACGCGAATTCTGGAACTTTGCGAACTCGGATTCTCATTTTGAGATTAGTGACAACCGTTTATACTCCAGCGGTTATTGGCCGGGACAATACGCCAAAAATTACACATGGGTGAACGGAAAGGATATGCAAAGCGTGCTGAACGGCATGCGTTCAGGCCAATCGTTCTCCGTGCACGGCGATTTAATCAACGCCTTGGATTTCCGCGTTCGCCATGGAAATAAGCAGGCCGAGATGGGGAGTAAACTTCAACTGAAACAAGGGAACCCTATCGAAATTACGATCCGATTCAAAAGTCCGAAACAAAATAACAACGGCGACTCCGTAGCCGTGGATCATGTCGATTTGATCTCGGGTGATGTCACCGGTAAAGCACAACCAGGTACGGCGGCATACAGCAAGAGCACCAACGATTCGACTAAAGTGGTGAAACGGTTTACGAGCAAGGATTGGACAACCGATCGGGATGGATACAACGTGATTACTTATCGGACGAAAGCAACGAAGGACCAATATTTCCGGCTAAGAGGGACGAACCTTGGCGTGAATGTTGACGGAGAAACCCGCCATGGCGATCCGCTCATGGATCCGAAAACGGACATCGAAGACAACGAGCAGCGCTTTGCGGAAATTAATAAACGGAATTACAGCGACCTGTGGTTTTATTCTAATCCGATCTTTGTCAGCGTTAACGATAAGCCGGTTAAAGCTCCTAAACAACAGGGGAAGCATTCGTAA
- a CDS encoding extracellular solute-binding protein — protein MKRIWSKGVSALLVSIMVGGLLISCTNSSGNGDNGEGAEGENSYKLKILHNWNGSNGSDAMTPVEEVIKEKTGVTLEWEYTKGSETEKVNQIFATQDLPDIYTGPAWGGELDGIIKAAKEGQLVDISEKLMDYPNLSKSIAEENVPPALYEKAINAYDGKKYLLLQNQPATNEDGMDWLYGFYVRKDIAEKVGVDPQSVVTKDDFYNFLKKIKDANLQENGQPVFPLGGFSNGWAVGIGNTMFYSGASYVDKGDGTLEHNFFTKGYEEYTLFYRKLVEEGLMDPEAFTQTDPIAKEKINQGRIAILAAHYPAILDASKEYVSSHPGSDYIPLGPLERADVEPDRPVDLGIQGNNVTAITKNCKGACVDAALKFLDFMASDEGFMLARYGVQGVHWDMKDGKPVANQEWFDKFSTDTNMKLRKNEGISIGLESLTGLDRINSAAGGDIWAEQERLDAMENARKILRPNGIQVITAYNPGDVITKAPEWEMLKPSMDRMGDAWKEAVFAKSDEAAMSIINELREQLRKTGYDKAMQFTNENLKGKDVVTVQMPN, from the coding sequence TTGAAGAGGATTTGGTCGAAAGGCGTATCCGCATTGCTCGTGTCCATCATGGTTGGAGGTTTGCTGATCAGCTGCACGAATTCATCAGGGAACGGAGATAACGGAGAAGGCGCAGAAGGAGAGAATTCATACAAACTCAAAATATTACACAATTGGAATGGCTCAAACGGTTCCGATGCGATGACGCCGGTCGAAGAAGTCATCAAGGAGAAGACGGGCGTTACCCTGGAGTGGGAATATACCAAGGGCAGCGAGACGGAAAAGGTCAATCAGATCTTCGCGACCCAGGATCTGCCCGATATCTATACCGGACCTGCCTGGGGCGGTGAACTGGACGGAATCATCAAGGCGGCCAAAGAAGGACAATTGGTCGATATCTCCGAGAAATTGATGGATTATCCGAACTTGTCCAAATCCATCGCGGAAGAAAATGTCCCGCCGGCATTGTATGAAAAAGCGATTAACGCTTACGACGGCAAAAAGTATCTGCTGCTGCAAAATCAGCCGGCGACCAACGAAGATGGCATGGACTGGCTCTACGGCTTCTATGTGCGCAAAGACATCGCCGAGAAGGTTGGCGTTGATCCGCAATCCGTCGTGACGAAGGACGATTTCTATAACTTCCTCAAAAAAATCAAGGATGCCAATCTGCAGGAGAACGGCCAGCCCGTCTTTCCGCTGGGCGGCTTCAGCAACGGCTGGGCCGTCGGCATCGGCAACACCATGTTTTATTCCGGAGCGAGTTACGTAGACAAAGGCGACGGCACGCTCGAGCATAACTTCTTCACCAAGGGCTACGAAGAATACACGCTGTTCTATCGAAAGCTGGTTGAAGAAGGGCTGATGGATCCTGAAGCCTTCACCCAGACGGACCCGATTGCCAAGGAAAAAATCAATCAAGGCCGCATCGCCATCCTGGCGGCCCACTATCCGGCTATCCTGGATGCTTCCAAGGAATATGTCTCTTCGCATCCGGGCAGCGACTACATTCCGCTCGGCCCGCTGGAGCGCGCTGACGTCGAACCGGACAGGCCTGTCGATCTCGGAATTCAAGGCAACAATGTGACGGCGATCACCAAGAACTGTAAAGGCGCTTGCGTGGATGCCGCGCTCAAATTCCTCGACTTTATGGCTTCCGATGAAGGCTTTATGCTAGCAAGGTACGGGGTGCAGGGCGTTCACTGGGACATGAAGGACGGCAAGCCTGTCGCGAATCAGGAATGGTTTGACAAATTCAGCACGGACACCAACATGAAGCTGCGCAAGAACGAAGGCATCAGCATCGGCCTGGAATCGCTGACAGGGCTTGATCGCATCAATTCCGCTGCGGGAGGAGACATCTGGGCGGAACAAGAAAGGCTGGACGCGATGGAGAACGCTCGCAAAATCCTCCGTCCGAACGGCATTCAGGTCATTACGGCGTACAACCCCGGCGATGTCATCACCAAAGCGCCGGAATGGGAAATGTTGAAGCCTTCGATGGATCGGATGGGCGATGCGTGGAAGGAAGCGGTTTTTGCCAAATCGGATGAAGCCGCCATGAGCATTATCAACGAACTGCGGGAACAGCTCCGAAAGACCGGTTACGATAAGGCGATGCAGTTCACGAATGAAAATCTGAAGGGGAAAGACGTTGTGACCGTTCAAATGCCGAACTAA
- a CDS encoding carbohydrate ABC transporter permease, producing MKRKWSFFSVFNYTFLALIGFSMIYPFIYILAYSLNDGKDSMMGAIYFLPRKFTLENYAQVFDNARIWKAYQITLMRTVLGTFLHVVLCTLMAYALSKKTLPGRSFFTFYIFLPTIFSAGFIPFFITLQKLHLINTFWVYVLPMLFNFMHIVIIRTFLQGIPEELEESARIDGYGDFQIFVRIILPLSGPVLATISLFIGVAHWNDWFSGAYYVSNKDLIPVQTLLQEMLTEAEALSNSMQRAAQQGGQTVGGTSGAGATPESLRMALLVITVFPILCIYPFLQRYFVKGVMIGSVKG from the coding sequence ATGAAACGCAAATGGTCTTTCTTCTCGGTGTTTAACTACACGTTTCTCGCATTGATCGGCTTCTCCATGATCTACCCGTTCATATACATTTTGGCGTATTCCTTGAATGACGGCAAAGATTCGATGATGGGGGCCATCTATTTCCTTCCCCGTAAATTCACGCTGGAGAACTATGCCCAGGTGTTCGATAACGCCCGTATATGGAAGGCATACCAAATTACGCTCATGCGCACCGTGCTCGGAACATTCCTGCATGTGGTGCTGTGTACGCTCATGGCCTATGCGCTTTCCAAGAAGACGCTGCCCGGCCGTTCCTTTTTTACCTTCTACATCTTTCTGCCGACGATTTTCAGCGCCGGGTTCATCCCGTTCTTCATTACGCTGCAGAAGCTGCATCTGATCAATACCTTTTGGGTGTACGTGCTGCCGATGCTGTTCAATTTCATGCACATCGTCATCATTCGCACCTTCCTGCAAGGCATACCGGAGGAGCTGGAGGAATCCGCCCGCATTGACGGTTACGGCGATTTTCAAATCTTCGTTCGGATCATACTGCCGCTCTCGGGACCGGTGCTGGCAACCATCTCCCTCTTCATCGGGGTGGCCCATTGGAATGATTGGTTCTCGGGCGCTTACTACGTATCCAACAAAGATTTGATCCCGGTGCAGACCTTATTGCAAGAAATGCTGACCGAAGCAGAAGCATTATCCAATTCGATGCAGCGCGCGGCGCAGCAGGGTGGTCAGACGGTGGGCGGAACCAGCGGGGCAGGCGCGACGCCCGAATCGCTTCGCATGGCCTTGCTTGTCATCACGGTCTTCCCGATCCTGTGCATTTATCCATTCCTGCAGCGATATTTCGTAAAGGGGGTTATGATCGGTTCGGTTAAAGGTTAG
- a CDS encoding ABC transporter permease — MNKSRWTSNRVFKRIWQHKLFYLFMLPGIVWFFLFSYVPLYGIQVAFRDYTFIGGFTGSPWAGFKYFEQFFNYYQSGDIIRNTVIISLMKLLIGFPMPIILALLLNEVRKMKFKKTIQTLSYLPYFVSWIVVVTLMQRLLTPYGGPVNDLLGSFGAESIQFLNNPTWFYQMIVGSDIWKNIGWNSIIFMAAIAGIDQQLYEAAKMDGAGRFKQMWHVTLPGIRNVAIILFILAVGNLMSAGYEQLLLLNGPATASMGSVLDVHAINSGIREGRLSYAAAVGLFQSIIGLILVLTVNRIARKVSDVSLF, encoded by the coding sequence GTGAACAAGTCACGATGGACAAGCAACCGAGTATTCAAGCGAATTTGGCAGCACAAGCTCTTTTACTTGTTCATGCTGCCCGGCATCGTCTGGTTTTTTCTGTTTTCCTATGTGCCCTTGTACGGAATTCAAGTTGCCTTCAGGGACTACACCTTCATAGGCGGATTTACAGGCAGCCCCTGGGCCGGATTCAAGTACTTCGAACAATTCTTCAATTATTATCAGTCCGGGGACATCATCCGCAACACGGTCATCATCAGCCTCATGAAGCTGCTGATCGGATTTCCGATGCCGATCATTCTTGCGCTCCTGCTGAATGAAGTCCGGAAGATGAAATTCAAGAAGACGATTCAGACCCTGTCTTACTTGCCTTATTTCGTATCCTGGATCGTGGTCGTCACCTTGATGCAGCGGCTGCTGACCCCATACGGCGGTCCGGTCAATGACCTCTTGGGCTCGTTCGGGGCCGAGTCGATCCAGTTTCTGAACAATCCAACCTGGTTCTATCAGATGATTGTAGGTTCCGATATCTGGAAGAACATCGGCTGGAATTCCATTATCTTTATGGCCGCCATTGCGGGCATCGACCAGCAGCTTTACGAAGCTGCCAAAATGGATGGCGCGGGGCGCTTCAAGCAGATGTGGCACGTGACGCTTCCAGGTATCCGCAATGTGGCCATCATATTGTTTATTCTCGCGGTGGGCAATTTGATGAGCGCGGGGTATGAACAGCTCCTGCTCCTGAACGGACCGGCGACTGCCAGCATGGGCAGCGTTCTGGACGTGCACGCCATCAACTCCGGTATCCGGGAAGGACGACTCAGCTACGCCGCGGCCGTCGGGCTATTCCAAAGCATCATCGGGCTCATCCTGGTTCTGACGGTCAATCGGATCGCCCGCAAAGTCAGCGATGTATCCCTGTTTTAA
- a CDS encoding glutaminase family protein yields MTTNFRPPSVPLVTVDSYFSVWSAADRLYDDHTRHWTNKIQGMTGVAIIDGVPRRFMGKVITQEPSEQLEPEALEQTDLTVEPVTTRYTFQGESIELQVQFTTPLLLDDLDLLSRPVTYLTFHVRSLDGQAHDVKIYIDVTGEWCVHTPDQQVTWEHRVIDGRLNAMSMGTVEQPILQLAGDDTRIDWGYMVLAVPRSSRIQTVIHSVTTREQYVRTGQLPAQDDAQKPRSVSDHVPVMAAEIECGTVGDEWVSEYLMLAYDDIHAIEYFRKPLDAYWKRNGWTFHDMLLAAAEQYETIMRRCEGFNRELMTESQAAGGNRYRDILALTYRQAIAAHKLVADEAGRVLFFSKENFSNGCIATVDVSYPSIPLFLRYNPELIKGMMRPIFKYAMSDEWTFDFAPHDVGTYPKANGQVYGENKLEYQMPIEECGNMLLMAAAVCKYEGNAEFAREHWEPLTAWAGYLLKNGLDPDNQLCTDDFAGHLAHNANLSIKAILGIAAYSYMCDRLGLPEGGAYHEAARNMANEWMSMADAGDHYKLTFDSAGDSWSMKYNLVWDRLLEFNLFPTEVSARELEYYQHLQNRYGLPLDSRDTYTKSDWLVWCAAMSTTQAGFESMIAPLWDFMNETSARVPVTDWYDTISGKQMNFQNRSVVGGFFIRLLMSGASSNSNKDR; encoded by the coding sequence ATGACAACGAATTTCAGACCCCCATCCGTGCCGCTGGTAACCGTAGATTCTTATTTCAGCGTATGGTCCGCAGCGGACCGTCTGTATGACGACCATACCCGGCATTGGACGAACAAGATTCAGGGCATGACGGGGGTAGCCATCATTGATGGCGTACCGCGACGATTCATGGGAAAAGTTATCACGCAGGAGCCGTCAGAACAACTTGAGCCTGAAGCCCTTGAGCAAACCGATCTGACGGTTGAGCCCGTAACGACCCGTTATACGTTTCAAGGGGAAAGCATTGAACTTCAAGTTCAGTTTACCACCCCGCTTTTGCTGGACGATCTCGATCTGTTATCCCGGCCCGTCACCTATCTGACCTTTCACGTGCGTTCATTGGATGGGCAAGCGCATGACGTTAAAATTTACATCGATGTAACGGGCGAATGGTGCGTCCATACCCCGGATCAGCAGGTGACCTGGGAGCACCGCGTGATCGACGGACGATTGAATGCGATGTCGATGGGGACTGTCGAACAGCCGATCCTGCAGCTTGCCGGTGATGACACCCGAATCGATTGGGGGTATATGGTCCTGGCGGTGCCGCGTTCATCGCGGATACAGACGGTGATTCATTCGGTAACGACCCGGGAGCAGTATGTTAGGACAGGTCAATTACCTGCCCAAGATGATGCGCAGAAGCCGCGCTCCGTCTCCGATCACGTTCCCGTCATGGCAGCCGAAATCGAATGCGGGACCGTCGGGGATGAATGGGTATCCGAATATCTGATGCTGGCGTATGACGATATCCATGCGATCGAATATTTCCGCAAGCCGCTGGATGCTTATTGGAAGCGAAACGGATGGACCTTCCATGACATGCTGTTAGCGGCAGCCGAACAGTATGAAACGATCATGCGGCGATGCGAAGGATTTAACCGCGAGCTCATGACCGAAAGCCAAGCCGCAGGCGGCAATCGGTACCGGGATATTTTGGCGCTGACCTATCGGCAGGCGATTGCCGCGCATAAACTGGTTGCCGACGAAGCGGGCCGCGTGTTGTTTTTCTCCAAGGAGAATTTCAGCAACGGGTGCATTGCCACGGTCGATGTCAGCTACCCGTCGATTCCATTGTTCCTGAGATATAACCCTGAACTGATCAAGGGCATGATGCGTCCGATTTTTAAGTATGCGATGAGCGATGAATGGACGTTCGATTTTGCGCCCCATGACGTGGGCACGTACCCGAAAGCCAACGGTCAAGTGTATGGCGAGAACAAGCTAGAATACCAGATGCCGATTGAGGAATGCGGTAATATGCTCCTGATGGCGGCTGCGGTATGCAAGTATGAAGGAAATGCCGAGTTTGCCAGGGAGCACTGGGAGCCCCTTACCGCATGGGCTGGGTATTTGCTGAAGAATGGACTCGATCCGGATAATCAGCTGTGCACGGATGACTTCGCTGGACATTTGGCGCATAATGCTAATCTGTCCATCAAGGCGATCTTGGGCATTGCCGCATACTCCTACATGTGCGATCGGCTCGGCCTCCCGGAAGGCGGAGCTTATCACGAAGCTGCACGGAACATGGCGAATGAATGGATGTCCATGGCCGATGCCGGCGACCATTACAAGCTTACGTTCGACAGCGCCGGCGATTCCTGGAGCATGAAATACAATTTGGTGTGGGATCGGCTGCTGGAGTTCAACCTGTTTCCAACAGAAGTGTCTGCACGGGAGCTGGAGTATTACCAGCATCTACAGAACCGTTACGGCCTTCCCCTGGACAGCCGCGATACGTATACGAAATCCGATTGGCTGGTATGGTGTGCAGCCATGAGTACCACGCAGGCCGGGTTTGAGTCCATGATCGCGCCCCTATGGGATTTCATGAATGAAACCTCCGCTCGAGTTCCGGTGACCGATTGGTATGACACCATCAGCGGCAAGCAAATGAACTTCCAGAATCGCTCCGTCGTCGGGGGATTCTTCATTCGATTACTCATGTCAGGAGCCAGTTCAAATTCGAACAAAGACAGGTGA